Proteins from a genomic interval of Syntrophomonadaceae bacterium:
- a CDS encoding GntR family transcriptional regulator, which produces MYQARSPLYMEIANEFKRRISEGLYLAGQQLPSEPELANELGVSRGTLREALSILEKEGILSRRHGVGSFLKKEPKKVIAGMEKLDSLFSTIQNAGKKAEDKIVKIYQERLDPIIAAALELDPSSHAYVVESLRLADGEPVVYCYDVIPLWLLTNESLLKGRSRCHSLTEFIRMFTPYKPKQFISRVNAVLPPKAVAKLLGVDALTPMIFIEGVLYDENDKAINFGRQYYRGDKYEFTLVRK; this is translated from the coding sequence ATGTATCAAGCAAGGTCGCCCCTGTATATGGAAATAGCCAACGAATTCAAGCGGAGAATTTCGGAAGGGTTATATCTTGCCGGACAGCAGCTGCCGTCAGAGCCAGAGCTAGCCAATGAGCTGGGTGTGAGCCGGGGGACGCTGAGGGAGGCCTTGTCAATATTGGAAAAAGAGGGCATTCTTTCCCGCCGCCACGGGGTAGGGTCCTTTCTCAAAAAAGAGCCCAAAAAAGTGATCGCCGGGATGGAAAAGCTGGATAGCCTCTTTAGCACCATTCAGAATGCCGGAAAAAAAGCTGAAGACAAGATAGTTAAAATCTATCAGGAGCGGCTGGATCCCATTATTGCCGCAGCGCTGGAGCTGGACCCTAGCTCCCATGCTTATGTTGTGGAAAGCCTGCGCTTGGCGGATGGAGAACCGGTAGTTTACTGTTATGACGTTATTCCCCTTTGGCTATTGACCAATGAGTCCTTGTTAAAAGGGAGGAGCCGCTGCCACTCCTTAACCGAATTCATCAGAATGTTCACTCCATACAAGCCCAAGCAATTTATCTCGCGGGTAAACGCTGTTTTGCCGCCGAAGGCAGTTGCTAAGCTCTTGGGAGTCGATGCCTTAACCCCAATGATCTTTATAGAAGGCGTACTGTATGACGAGAATGACAAGGCGATCAATTTTGGCCGCCAATACTACCGGGGTGACAAGTATGAATTTACCTTGGTGAGAAAATAG
- a CDS encoding (2Fe-2S)-binding protein: MEKISFILNGLSVELAVDPKARLVDVLREELDFTGTKEGCGQGECGACTVLLDGQAVNSCLVLVGQIKGRNVVTIEGLAKDGKLDPLQEAFIAEGAVQCGYCTPGMVLSAKALLMQNPLPSEQEIKEAIAGNLCRCTGYVKIVQAIKTAAASL, from the coding sequence ATGGAGAAAATATCCTTTATTTTAAATGGCTTATCGGTGGAATTGGCAGTGGATCCAAAAGCCCGGCTCGTGGATGTTTTGCGGGAAGAACTGGACTTCACTGGTACCAAAGAAGGCTGCGGCCAGGGCGAGTGCGGTGCCTGCACGGTCTTGCTGGACGGCCAGGCGGTAAATTCCTGCTTGGTGCTCGTTGGTCAGATCAAAGGGCGGAATGTGGTCACCATCGAGGGTCTGGCCAAGGACGGAAAGCTTGATCCGTTGCAAGAGGCCTTTATTGCCGAAGGGGCGGTCCAGTGCGGCTACTGTACGCCGGGTATGGTGCTTTCAGCTAAAGCGTTGCTGATGCAAAATCCTCTTCCTTCTGAACAGGAGATCAAAGAAGCCATTGCCGGGAATCTGTGCCGATGCACGGGATATGTGAAGATCGTGCAAGCGATCAAGACTGCTGCCGCTAGCCTATGA
- the arcC gene encoding carbamate kinase gives MGNTVVMAFGGNAIIMANQKGTFAEQLSNVERVCQSVVALVQEGYRVLITHGNGPQVGNILLKNELAKDTVPAMPLDVCVSNTQGSIGYAIQQKLGNGFKSAGININVISVVTQVLVDPADPAFQLPTKPVGPYYNAAEAARLTEEKGYRMTQVGNDAWRRVVPSPFPIEIIEKSGIKSLLDSGYVVVAAGGGGIPVMRDEYGMLQGVEAVIDKDLTGQLLARDISADNFLILTSVDRVSLDFGKPSQRDLEKMTLAEARAYMAEGQFPPGSMGPKVDAACRFVENGGKEAIIGPLLDAYRAVKGLTGTRIL, from the coding sequence ATGGGAAACACGGTTGTGATGGCCTTTGGGGGAAATGCAATCATCATGGCCAATCAAAAAGGGACTTTTGCCGAACAGCTGAGCAATGTGGAGCGGGTGTGTCAAAGCGTGGTGGCCTTGGTCCAAGAAGGCTACCGGGTCCTGATCACCCATGGCAACGGACCCCAGGTCGGGAACATTTTATTAAAGAATGAACTGGCCAAAGACACTGTGCCTGCCATGCCGCTGGATGTCTGTGTCTCGAATACCCAGGGTTCGATTGGTTATGCTATCCAACAAAAACTGGGTAACGGGTTTAAATCGGCAGGAATTAATATTAATGTTATTTCAGTGGTGACTCAGGTCTTGGTTGACCCGGCAGACCCGGCTTTTCAACTGCCGACCAAACCTGTCGGCCCCTATTATAATGCGGCAGAGGCCGCCCGGCTTACAGAGGAAAAGGGGTACCGGATGACCCAAGTGGGCAATGATGCTTGGCGGCGGGTAGTTCCATCTCCCTTTCCCATTGAGATCATCGAAAAAAGCGGTATCAAGTCTTTATTGGACAGCGGGTATGTGGTGGTTGCCGCCGGCGGTGGGGGCATTCCGGTAATGCGGGATGAATACGGGATGCTGCAGGGAGTGGAAGCAGTTATCGATAAGGATTTGACGGGACAATTGCTGGCCCGGGACATAAGTGCTGATAACTTCCTGATCCTTACAAGCGTTGATCGGGTATCCTTAGACTTTGGCAAACCAAGCCAACGGGATTTGGAAAAGATGACCCTGGCTGAAGCCAGGGCATACATGGCTGAAGGCCAGTTTCCACCTGGCAGTATGGGGCCGAAAGTGGACGCTGCCTGTCGTTTTGTGGAAAATGGCGGAAAAGAAGCGATTATCGGGCCGCTTTTAGATGCTTACCGGGCGGTGAAAGGGCTTACCGGGACGCGAATCCTGTAG
- the ssnA gene encoding putative aminohydrolase SsnA produces the protein MLLVGNGTLITLGPDNQLITDGAVYMADDVIMEVGDTQTLRKKYSEAQFVDARGGLIMPGMTNVHTHCYSTFARGMALKDAPPANFTEILSRLWWRLDQALSLEDVYYSALIHYLECIKNGTTTVLDHHASPNAITGSLRTIARAAQELGVRSCLCYEVSDRDGQKKAEEGIAENGDYIRCLKERPEPMLQATFGIHASFTVSDDTLKKCADQSAELGVGVHLHVAEDLADVEHSLAHHQKRVVERLKDFGLLGKKTMAAHCVHVNSHELSLLAETGTNVAHNPESNMGNAVGCAPLKEMLGRGVLVGMGTDGYTADMFEGIKVANLLHKFNRRDPSAAWEEVPQLIFSNNPKILSQYFERPLGMLAPGAYADVITINYTPPTPFTAGNFYGHLLFGVSGPMVNTTIVGGKIRMLDRQLAGVDEKELAKEARRLAASLWQKF, from the coding sequence ATGTTATTAGTCGGAAACGGGACGCTGATTACCTTAGGACCAGATAACCAGCTCATTACTGACGGAGCCGTTTATATGGCAGATGATGTGATTATGGAGGTAGGCGATACCCAGACTTTAAGAAAGAAATACAGCGAGGCCCAATTTGTGGATGCCAGGGGCGGCCTGATCATGCCCGGCATGACCAATGTCCATACCCACTGTTACAGTACTTTTGCCAGGGGGATGGCTTTAAAAGATGCGCCTCCGGCAAATTTTACTGAGATTTTGTCCCGGCTTTGGTGGCGGCTAGACCAAGCTCTCAGCCTGGAAGACGTCTATTACAGCGCCTTGATTCATTATCTCGAATGCATTAAAAACGGTACTACTACTGTTTTGGACCATCATGCCAGCCCCAACGCTATTACCGGCAGCTTGCGGACCATTGCCCGGGCAGCCCAGGAGCTAGGGGTGCGCAGCTGCCTTTGTTACGAGGTTTCGGACCGGGACGGGCAAAAGAAGGCCGAAGAAGGGATAGCGGAAAATGGGGACTATATCCGCTGCTTAAAAGAGAGGCCAGAACCAATGCTCCAGGCCACTTTCGGCATTCATGCCTCCTTTACGGTGAGTGACGATACCCTGAAGAAGTGTGCTGATCAGTCCGCAGAACTTGGCGTGGGTGTGCATCTGCATGTGGCGGAGGACCTGGCGGATGTGGAACACTCTTTGGCCCACCACCAAAAACGGGTTGTGGAAAGGCTAAAGGACTTTGGACTGTTAGGCAAAAAAACCATGGCCGCCCATTGCGTCCACGTAAACAGCCATGAGCTTTCGCTCTTAGCCGAAACCGGCACCAATGTTGCTCATAACCCAGAGTCCAATATGGGCAACGCGGTAGGGTGTGCTCCGCTGAAAGAGATGTTGGGAAGAGGCGTATTGGTGGGGATGGGTACGGATGGCTATACCGCTGACATGTTCGAAGGGATTAAAGTAGCTAATCTCTTGCATAAATTTAACCGGCGCGACCCCAGCGCAGCCTGGGAGGAAGTCCCCCAGTTGATTTTCAGCAATAACCCAAAAATCTTGTCCCAATATTTCGAACGGCCTTTGGGGATGCTGGCACCGGGTGCCTATGCTGACGTCATTACCATCAATTATACACCGCCGACACCCTTCACGGCAGGTAACTTTTACGGCCACCTGTTGTTTGGGGTTTCTGGGCCGATGGTAAATACCACCATCGTAGGCGGCAAAATCAGGATGCTGGACAGGCAGCTGGCAGGAGTGGATGAAAAAGAGCTGGCAAAGGAAGCAAGGCGCCTGGCCGCTAGTCTGTGGCAAAAATTTTAG
- a CDS encoding NAD(P)-dependent oxidoreductase produces MQQTHLPAASAWSPYQALREASRCLYCHDAPCVQGCPAEIKIPDFIHKIKTGNLRGAARVIYESNAFGAVCADVCPQAELCRKGCTQANLDEAINIGRLQKFALESAGLESTPLPPNGKKVAVIGAGPAGLSGAYALMQKGYEAVVFEAGPDAGGTALWGIPDYRLEYQILERELSRITKVVRDIRYSVTVGGDVPLETLLAEYDAVLVSCGLGSTSALEVPGAGLSGVYPAEKFLAAYNLKMKLGTGSQIPVGAKVVVIGGGNTAMDAACIAKRAGARQVTVAYRRSLAEMPAWQEEYRFAVAQGIEFRWLTAPVAVLGTDQVTGIKLISMELGPEDETGRKRPVAVPGSEFDLAADMVIVATGQSQHPLLKKLAGLPKVYLAGDAANGGKTVVQAVAEGQKAAIAIDHYLQNALKQSGGASND; encoded by the coding sequence ATGCAACAAACACATCTGCCGGCAGCTAGTGCCTGGTCGCCTTACCAGGCGTTAAGGGAAGCTTCTCGCTGCCTTTACTGCCATGACGCTCCCTGTGTGCAGGGCTGCCCAGCGGAGATCAAGATTCCGGACTTTATCCACAAAATCAAAACCGGCAATCTGCGCGGGGCGGCCAGAGTAATCTATGAAAGCAATGCTTTCGGTGCCGTCTGTGCCGATGTCTGTCCGCAGGCGGAGCTCTGCCGCAAAGGCTGTACCCAGGCCAACCTGGACGAGGCGATTAATATTGGCCGGTTGCAGAAGTTTGCCTTGGAAAGTGCCGGCCTGGAGTCCACCCCTCTTCCCCCTAATGGAAAAAAGGTGGCGGTGATCGGAGCCGGCCCGGCAGGTTTAAGCGGTGCTTACGCCCTGATGCAGAAGGGATATGAGGCAGTTGTTTTTGAAGCCGGCCCTGATGCCGGGGGCACAGCCCTTTGGGGCATTCCAGATTACCGGTTAGAATACCAAATACTGGAGCGAGAATTGTCCCGCATCACAAAAGTGGTCAGGGATATCCGTTACAGTGTGACAGTTGGCGGGGATGTGCCGCTGGAAACCTTGCTGGCAGAGTACGATGCCGTGCTGGTGAGCTGCGGGTTAGGCAGCACATCGGCCTTGGAAGTTCCTGGGGCCGGTTTAAGCGGGGTTTATCCGGCGGAAAAGTTTTTAGCTGCCTATAACCTCAAGATGAAATTAGGAACCGGGTCTCAAATTCCCGTTGGTGCAAAGGTTGTGGTGATCGGTGGCGGCAATACGGCGATGGATGCTGCCTGTATCGCCAAAAGGGCCGGAGCCCGGCAGGTGACTGTCGCCTACAGGCGTTCTCTGGCAGAGATGCCGGCCTGGCAGGAAGAATACCGGTTTGCGGTAGCCCAGGGCATCGAGTTCAGGTGGTTAACAGCGCCGGTAGCGGTTTTGGGCACGGATCAGGTAACTGGGATCAAACTGATTTCCATGGAACTTGGCCCTGAAGACGAAACAGGCAGAAAAAGGCCGGTAGCGGTGCCCGGCAGCGAGTTTGACCTGGCGGCCGACATGGTCATTGTTGCGACAGGCCAGAGCCAGCATCCCCTGCTGAAAAAACTGGCCGGGCTCCCCAAGGTATACCTTGCCGGAGATGCGGCCAATGGCGGAAAAACCGTGGTGCAGGCAGTAGCAGAAGGACAAAAGGCAGCCATTGCCATTGATCATTATCTTCAAAATGCATTGAAACAATCAGGGGGTGCTAGCAATGATTGA
- the preA gene encoding NAD-dependent dihydropyrimidine dehydrogenase subunit PreA, which translates to MIDLSLEFCGIKYPNPYVLAASPCTDDEEMVARAFAAGWAGAVLKTTSVETEVVNLAYPMMAGLDYEDKRLVALQNIDLISAHHVDVVEGRVKRLKKEFPYKVVVASIMGQKQEDWQELVQRLEAAGADMIECSFSCPHGMPEKGMGSTIGQNPELTERTARWVKEAAKKIPVVIKLTPQIADIAAAAAAVKRSGADGVCAINTVKGIIGVDLDTFSPYPQVNGKSCIGGISGAAIKPVALRCVAEIARKVEIPITATGGITTWRDAVEFLLLGARNLQLCTVVMQHGFRVIEDLVDGLKYYLEAKGFTKVEELVGKALPNLVEHSQLPRGHQAVSVLQEALCVRCDRCYLACRDGGHQAISIGQDRLPVIDKKQCVGCGFCTAACPVPACLTIQFNWVLASAEG; encoded by the coding sequence ATGATTGACCTGTCTTTGGAATTCTGCGGCATTAAGTACCCTAACCCCTATGTCCTGGCAGCCTCCCCTTGTACAGACGACGAGGAAATGGTCGCCAGAGCCTTTGCCGCCGGCTGGGCTGGTGCGGTGCTTAAAACAACCTCTGTGGAAACCGAGGTAGTCAATCTGGCCTACCCGATGATGGCCGGACTGGACTATGAAGATAAACGCCTGGTGGCCTTGCAAAATATTGATTTGATCTCTGCCCACCACGTGGATGTGGTGGAAGGAAGAGTGAAGCGGCTAAAGAAGGAGTTCCCGTATAAAGTGGTGGTAGCAAGCATCATGGGGCAAAAGCAGGAGGACTGGCAAGAGCTGGTGCAAAGGCTGGAGGCTGCTGGCGCCGATATGATCGAGTGCAGTTTTTCCTGTCCCCATGGGATGCCGGAAAAAGGCATGGGAAGCACCATCGGGCAAAACCCGGAACTCACTGAAAGAACTGCCCGGTGGGTCAAGGAGGCCGCCAAAAAAATCCCGGTAGTCATTAAGCTGACACCGCAAATTGCCGATATTGCCGCAGCAGCAGCGGCAGTGAAAAGAAGCGGGGCGGATGGGGTCTGTGCCATTAACACGGTCAAGGGCATCATCGGGGTGGACCTGGATACCTTTTCCCCTTATCCCCAGGTTAACGGCAAGTCATGTATCGGCGGCATTTCCGGGGCTGCCATCAAACCAGTGGCTTTAAGGTGTGTTGCCGAAATCGCCAGAAAAGTGGAGATCCCGATTACGGCAACCGGCGGGATTACTACCTGGCGTGATGCCGTCGAGTTCTTGCTCTTGGGTGCCCGTAACCTGCAGCTATGCACGGTGGTAATGCAGCATGGTTTCCGGGTGATCGAAGACTTAGTCGATGGCCTGAAGTATTACCTGGAGGCGAAGGGTTTTACAAAAGTGGAGGAACTGGTCGGGAAGGCCCTGCCCAATCTGGTTGAGCACTCGCAACTGCCCAGAGGACATCAGGCGGTTTCCGTCTTGCAGGAAGCTCTATGTGTGAGGTGCGATCGCTGCTACCTGGCCTGTCGCGATGGCGGGCATCAGGCCATCAGCATCGGCCAGGACCGCTTGCCGGTGATTGACAAAAAGCAGTGTGTCGGCTGTGGCTTCTGTACAGCCGCCTGCCCGGTCCCCGCCTGTTTGACCATCCAGTTCAACTGGGTCTTGGCTTCAGCCGAAGGTTGA